The stretch of DNA GAAATAAGCGATCCTTTCCCATGCACCACTTCATCATGTGAAAGGGGAAGCATGAAGTTTTCTGTGAAAGCGTAGACAAGGCTAAAGGTAATTTCATTATGATGGTACTGCCTATGGATGGGATCTTTTTGGAAATAACTCAGGGTATCATGCATCCAACCCATCATCCATTTTTGGCCAAAACCAAGCCCTCCGGTAAAAGTAGGTCGGGAAACACCTGACCAAGCAGTGGATTCTTCGGCGATATTGACGGAGTCGGGAAATGCTTTATAAACCGTTTCATTGAATTCTTTCAAAAACGAAATAGCCTCTAGGTTTTCATTGCCACCATATTTGTTGGGAATCCACTGGCCGTCTTCTCTTGAATAATCGAGATACAGCATAGATGCAACTGCATCTACCCGCAATCCATCAATATGGTATTTATCTAACCAAAATAAGGCATTCGAAATGAGAAAACTCCGAACCTCATTACGATTATAATTGAAGATACAGCTTTTCCAATCCGGGTGAAATCCTTGACGAGGATCTGCATGATCATATAAATGGGTGCCATCAAAATCAGCTAGACCGTGGGCATCATTTGGGAAATGGGAGGGCACCCAATCCAGAATGACACCTATACCTTCCTGGTGGAAACGATCTACCAAAAACATGAAATCCTCTGGTAAGCCAAACCTGGAAGTAGGCGCAAAGTAGCCTGTAATTTGATAACCCCAGGATGGAAAATAAGGATGCTCCATCACCGGCATAAATTCAATATGAGTGAAGCCCATTTCTTTCACATAGCTCACAAGATCATCCGCTAGCTCACGGTAACTAAGGCTTTCAGTACCTCCCCCCTTTTTTTTCCAAGATCCAATATGGCATTCATAAACGGAATAGGGTTTATCCAATCCATTGATGTTTTTTCTATTATCAAGCCAGGATTTATCCTGCCAGTCATATTTCAAATCCCATATAATGGAAGCCGTATTAGGCGGTATCTCGTGGAAAAGCGCAAAGGGGTCAGCCTTTTCCAATTCTCTGCCATCTTTAGCAAGGATAGCATACTTGTATAATTCCCCATGACCAACACCCGGTACAAATCCCTCCCAGATGCCAGACTGATCCCATCTGGGGTTCAATTGATGACTTTTTCGGTTCCAGTGGTTAAAATTTCCCATCACGGCAACTTTTTCTGCGCTGGGCGCCCAAACGGCAAATTGGGTCCCCCACTGACCGTCCACCTCAATAATATGGCTGCCTAATTTTTCGTAAGCTTTAAAATATTTTCCCGCTTTGAATAGGTTGGTATCGTAGTCTGTGAGTAGACTGTGAATGATGACGTTGGCCATAAATAGTTCAATTAGGTTCCTACAGTAACAATTTTTGTCAAAGTACTAATTTTTTCCTTCTCGATATGATAATAAGGTTCAAATCAGTTCAATGGCTGAATTTTTTTTTCAGCGATGTAAATGTACTATTTTAAAATTATAAGGTATTTGTAGCGTAAAGGACTATACTTTTTGAGATTCCTTATGTTGTTGCACAAAAAAGCGTCACCTAAACGCAAATGGTCTAGGTGACGCTTTTAAGGGTTATTAGGTAAGCTTTGCGATGATGCTCCCTATTATTTCGACAATATTAGTTTAAAGCACTAATGACAGAGTTTTCTACACCAAAAGGAGTTGGTGCGTAACCATCTGCCTGAAGGTCGTTTTCCCAGGTCTGACCATCGATCAGATAACGGAATTGGTATTCTTTACCACTTTCCAATTCAACGATAGCTTTGAAAATACCATCTTTCTTTTGGATTTTCATCGGAATAGCTTTTTCAACATTCCAGTTGTTGAATTCTCCAACGATTGCAATTGTAGTCGCTTCGGGAGCTGCCTCAACAGGAAAGGAGAAAGTTGCTTTACAAACGGGCTTGGATTTTAAGAATTGCTTTTTGATCATGACTATGTCAGTTAAATTGATTTTTTTAAATTATTTACCACCTTTCAATTCGTCTTGTAACTTGGCTAATTTTTCCCATTCACCTTTGGCTGCCAATTTAGCCTGTTTAGGCCAGGTGCTTGGATCATGCAATTTGTAACGCGAACCTGCATCTGCCAAATAGGTTTTGATCGTAGCTGCTTTGGCTTTGCTTAGGTCTTCAAAAGTTGAAATTCCTTTGTCTTGGAGGATCTGGGCAATTTTTGGACCAATACCCTCAATTTTCTTCAAATCATCGGTAAGTATAGCAGCTTTTTCTGCCTTAGTCGTCGTCGCTTTTTTAGCAGGCGCTTTTTTTGTTTTTGTTGGCGTTGCCTTTTCTGCTTGTTTCGTTTCAATCACCACCTCTTCTAACGCAACAATGCTGTTTTCTACACCAAAAGGAGTCGGTAAATAGGCATCAGCTTGCCAATCATTTACCCAAGCAGCGCCATCAATTAAATAACGAAATTGATATTGGCGACCAGCAGATAGTTCAACGACAGCTTGGTAATCTGATTTAGAAGATTTCATTGGAATACCTTGGTCCCATGTCCAATTGTTAAATTCTCCTAACAGTCTAACCTCACTTCCTCCATTCACAGCTTCTTTGGGGAGACTAAAGGTAACCTTGCAAGTAGGTTTGTTCTTGAGATATTCTTTCTTTAGCATGCTTTAGTTATTAGGTTTCTTGAAATGTAAGTGTGTTTTTTACACTAAGATTCGTTTACAGCACAAAGTTATGTTATATTTAGTTGATTTTCAAAGAAAAATGCGTTAAGGCATAGTGATGAATGAAAGACTGAGATAGCTTTTTTTCGGGTGTTAATTTCAAAATCAAAATAAAAAAAGATAAAGTTGATGGAAGCCAAATACGATTTTTGAAAGTTATAGGATTGCCAAATAATTAAAAATTTGAAAAAACGTAAAATTGCCTTGTTTTTTTTATATTTTTTTCAGGAGAGAAAACCATTTCTAGCTTAGTTTCTCTTTTTTTTATCGATTTCAGGCATATTATTAGAAAAAATCTAATATTTGGGTATATTTGCTCAAGCGGTCTGGTATTGATTCATTTTAAGCATCACGACCCTTTACGCCTTCTTTTTTCTGTCTCTTCATTTCATGGCGTAACTATTTATCATAAGCTCCTCACATCAGTATAGTTAAAGACGCCTGTTTGGACCAGGTACATAAATTCTATTTTTTAACATAAAACCCATTTTATGGAACCCTTTATTGGTATGATTGTCATGTTTGGCGGCAATTTCGCACCTCGAGGCTGGGCCTTTTGTGATGGCCAGTTATTAGCTATTTCACAAAACACAGCCCTGTTTTCTATTCTTGGTACTACTTATGGCGGGGATGGCCGTACTTCTTTTGGCTTACCTGACCTTCGGGGCAGGGTGGCGATGCATCCAGGTCATGGTCCTGGTTTGACTGACCGACGGCTTGGCGAAAAAGCCGGTATAGAAAACGTGACCTTAACTATTAGTGAAATCCCTTCTCATAACCATATACTTAATGCTGCCGCTACAGCAAGTTTGAACGTGGTTAGAGAGGATGGAGACACCACTGAGCCAGCAGGTGCCAGTTTGGCAAATATTAGCCCAGATAGTGTCAATGCTTATAGTAGCGCGACACCTGATGCTACTGCCATGGCAGGAACGGTTACGCTTAGCGGCACAACTGCAAATATTGGTGGAAACATGGCGCACAACAATATCCAACCCTATCAATGTGTGAATTACATTATTGCTTTACAAGGGATTTTCCCTTCTCGTAACTAATGTAAACAATTCTAGAGCATGTTTGGAGGTCGCTTTTGGAGGCAAAAAGTGTCAATTTTTCGTTGACTGGGATGGCTTGATACAGTGTATCAACAGTGCCTTTTTGAAGTTCATACCCTTCAGTACGGACGAAAAAAGCAACAGCTTGTCCCGTACTTTTAGTCGGGAAAGTATCAGCGAAAAAGGGATAGTTTTAGGCCCAAATCGACCTTGGGAGATTCATGAACACCATAAAATCACTATAAAGGTCGTGAATAAAGGGTGAACTCCAAACATGCTCTAAATGGCTGATGTCTCACTCAGGTAAAATAGACATAAATTTAATACGCGCTGTGTTTAAGTTTTGAATACTTTTTAAATTTGCATTATGTTAAAAGACTGGTGGACATCACTTGAACCGCAATGGAAAAAAGCTTTTAATGAGGCAATTCTTGGCAACGGCCCAATAGAAAACAGGCCCACTGAAAGAGAAATGCAAGCGATTTTAGATGGGCCAGCGCTACGCTTTGCAGGCCCTGGCGCCCCTTTTTCCAATATGAGTTTCGAACTCACTAATTTATCTGGCTTAGCTCACTTTTCTAAACTAGAGACATTGGTTATTATTTTCCACCAGCTTGAAGACTTGCAAGGCATTGAACATTTAACAGCCTTGCAAGGGCTTTTTGTGTATAATTGTGGGCTTCATTCTCTAAATGGTATTGAGAAACTAAGCCAATTAGAACAACTATATGCCAGCGCCAATCAATTGACAACGATTGAACCCATCAGACAGCTCACCAATCTAAAAGATGTGCAGGTTGCCTATAATCTGATTACGTCTTTAGAAGGAATTACATCCAAGCATACTTCCAAAATGAAAAACTTTATTTGTTTACCCAATGACGACCTCCCCGATCGTGAAATTATCCGGGTGGAGAATCGCCTGGGCATCCGTTGCCGAAGAGGGTAGGCGGGAATTAAAATCCCTGCCTGCCGAAGGCAGGAAAATGGCGGCTGTGTCGCTGGGGCTTACCCCAACTCTCCAATATCTCTATAACTCCAATACCTCCCCGTCCAAAAAAAAACAGCTGCTACGGGCTTTTTGCACCTTTTCTACCGAGGGGAAATCCCGAATGGGATTTTTTGGCTTTTGGCTATGGCTCCTGCGTCGCTGTGTCGCTGGGCTTGCCCCTACCTCCACATCCCCCAAAAAAACTCCGCGATCTCCGCTCCTCCGTGTAACTCCGCGTAACTCAACCTCCAGCCAACCCTCCAATATCTCTATAACTCCAATACCTCCCCGTCCAAAAAAAAAACGCTTGTGAACAAGCCCCAGCTCGTGAACCTGCCAACCCCAAGCAACTTACCCCCCTCTACCCTCTAAACATCCATTTCCCCAATTCCTTAAAGGTTACCTTTTTGCCATACATCAAAATACCAACGCGGTAAATACGTCCAGAGAGCCAAACCAAGGCCAAAGCAGTGGCGATAAGTAAGACTAGAGACAAGAGTATTTGCCAAGCAGGCGGATCAAAAGGAATTCGGGCTGGCATCACAATCGGGGAGAAGAGCGGGAAAATAGAAGACCACACGGCCAAACTGGAATGGGGTGCTTGCACACTCACCATCATGATATAAAAAGCAAGTAATACCGGAATAGTGATGGGAATAGTCAGCGCCTGCCCTTCGCCCAGGTCGTCTCCCATGGCGGAACCAACAGCTGCAAAGAGAGCAGAATACATGAAATATCCACCTAGAAAGTATAATAGGAATAAAGGTAAAATAACCCACCAATTTTGCTGGGAAAGCTCCTGAATGACCAGGCTGAGCATAGCCTCGGCTTCCTCAGGGTCAATATTGGCGCCAGCAGCGGCTGCCGAAGGGGGCATAGCCGTTGGTGCGTCAGGTGCAAAGAAAAAACCTGCTACGGTAACAATCAGCGGAATCAGAATGGCCCAAATTGCCAACTGTGTCAGGCCAACAGCACCCACACCGATTATTTTGCCAAGCATCAGTTGAAAAGGTTTGACGGAGGAAATCATCACCTCGACGATGCGGTTAGTTTTTTCTTCCATCACCGACCGCATCACCATCATGCCATAAATAAAGACGGTCATGTACATGATAATCCCCATGAAAAAACCAATAGCTGCTGCAATCTTGCCGGTTAACTTGGTGGTTTCTTCCGCTGATGCCTTGATCGGGCGCGGTTCTAATTCTATTTTAGTATTGAGTGCCTCCAATTGTTGCCGGTCAATTTCTAATTGGTCGATCTTATATTCCCTCACCCGATCCCTTATCCTGGAAAGAATAATGGGCTCAATATCCAAGGTTAGTTTCTCATCCGAATAATAAAAAATCTTAAAATCTTTTTTGAGTAAATCAGCTAAAGCTGGAATGACCAAAATGCCATTGTACTCCATTTCATCAAAGTTGTCTTTGAGCACTTCAAGGTCTGTATCGACAAACTTGAAAAAGAGATTGTTCTCGTCTTTAATTTTTCCCTCAAAAATATGGCCCTGATCAATAACTGCGATGCGTTTGGCGTCATCACTATTGTATTGAAAGATGAGGGAAACAATGACAAAAAACAATCCAATTGCAAGAGGGGTCAGGAGCGTAGCCAAGATAAAAGAGCGCCTTTTTACCCTAGTCAGGTATTCTCGTTGTATGATTAACCAAAGATTATTCATGGCGTTTTATTTAAACTTTAGGGTTTTCAAAAGGAATTAATGCGCAACAGCTGTTACTTGTTGGATGAAAATTTCATTCAGGCTAGGTAAGATTTCATTAAAGGCAGTGATGTGTAGACCTTGGTTGATGAAATAGCGCAACAAATCATTTGAGCCTTCGCCTGACCTTAGTTGAATAATGACATGGTCAGGTCGCTGTTTGATAATTTCCGCTTTTTGCTCAAAATCGACGGGTAATTCCCCTTCAAAATCTAATCGAAATCGATTTTCTTTAAAGCTGTTCTTGATGCCTTTAACATTGCCCTGCAGGATGTTTTTCCCTTTATTGATGAGTACAATTTCTTCACAGATCTCTTCTACTTGCTCCATCCGATGCGTCGAAAAGATGATACTTACCCCATTTTGTTTGAGCTGATAAATTTCGTCTTTAATCATATTGGCATTGATGGGGTCCAAACCGGAGAAGGGCTCATCTAGTATCAATAACTTGGGCTGGTGAATGATGGTCGCAATAAACTGTATTTTTTGCTGCATCCCCTTTGACAGTTCCTCCACCTTTCGATTCCACCAATCGGTGATTTCGAATTTCTCAAACCAAGTTTGAATACTTTCTTTGGCTACCTTTTTTGGCAAGCCTTTGAGTTGGGCAAGGTACATCAGGTGATCACCTACTTTCATCTTTTTGTAGAGCCCCCTTTCTTCCGGCATATATCCAATCTGAGTGGGATGGTTATTGTTGAGCGGCTCTCCGGCGAGGTACACGGTCCCTGTGTCTGCTCTGGTAATGGTGGTGATAATGCGAATGAGTGAGGTTTTACCTGCACCATTAGGTCCTAAAAGGCCAAAAATGCTGCCTTCGGGTACCTTAAAACTAACATTGTCCACCGCCACGTACTTGTCGTAGGTTTTAACGACATTTTCTAGTTGAAGTATATTCATATCCAATCCTTTGTAGGGGAGCAAAAATAAATTTATTTTCCTTTCGCTCTTTTGTTTTCCACAACATCGGGAAAATAGGGTATTTCATAGATTTTTTTCTACAAGCACCCAACAAAGTAGGACATATGGCTCAATTTATATCTTTTTTGGGCCCTCGTAAAAAAAAACAAGCAAATAAAGGAAGCGGTTCCTTGAGATAAATAGCCAAAATCTATATATCTTAGCCACTGAATTATACATTTTCCACAGTAAAATCACAGCCAATTGCACGCTTTATGAGCCTGCATATCTTGATCTTAAAGATAGGACGCCTCCTGTTTTTATGCTTCGTCCGTTATGGTTTATTCTGATAGTCGTCTGCTTCTTTCCGTCTACACAAAGCTGGAAAACACTATTTGTAGTCCGAAAAACTAAAAAAATGAAGCCCACATCCCTGAAATTATTACTTGTGTTGAGTGTAACACTGGGAACTTTTAACGCCATTTTTGCACAGGTAGTTGAGCCACTCGATAGTCTCAAAGAAGTATTAAAAGGTACTAAAGATACCCTGCGGGTGGAAGTGCTTTGTAAAATTGCTAAAATGTACTTTTACCTGAGCCGAATTGATAGTAGTGAAAAATACACCCATCAGGCAGAAGAATACCTACGGCAAAATAAGATTGACGCTCCTGCACATCTCGCGGGTATTTATATTCAAAAAGGAAATCTTGCAAATCAGCATCGGCAATTAGGAGAGAGCAATAGTTTTCACCAACAAGCACTTGACATTTTTCAATCGATTGGTAATAAAAGAGGCGAATCGGTTGCGCTTTCTAACATAGGAATTAACTATATTCAAATGGAGGCTTATGATAAAGCCTTGAATTATCTCTACCCCTCCCTGGAAATCTCTCAGGAATTGAATGACCAGGATGATCTTTATAAAGCCTATCAAAATATTGCAGTCGTACTTTCTTGTTTGGAACGCAACGAAGAAGCCAAAGCCATTCGCTTAAAAATCTTGGATTATGCTATTAAAAGCAATAATTGGTATGGGATAATTTATGCTGCGGGCTCCTTGGCTAGTAATTACAAAAACATGGGCATGCTCGATAGTGCCTTCCATTATGAACAAATAGCTTATGAAAAGAGCAAAGAAGTTGGGAATACGTTGTTGGAGGGCCGTTTGTTAAGGGCCATGAGTCGAACTGCGATATTGAAGCAGCAATATGCCCAGGCCCTGCAATATGTAGAGCAGGCTTTTACGTTGGCAGATACGAGCAACTACTTGGATATGTCCTTTTTATATAATTATGATGCCGAATCCAAATTTGGCCTGGCTCGTTACGAGGAAGCCTTTGCCTCTGCCTACAAGAGCTTGGCTTTCGCGCAAATAGATGCGGAGACCATCCCCCTAAATAATGCTTATTTTCAATTGTATGAATTTTATAAAAAAAGGAACCAGCCCAGCGAAGCCCTGAAATACCATGAGCTGTATAAAACCATGCAGGATACGGTTTATAACCAAGAAAAATTAGCTAAGGTCCAAAACCTTGAGATTGAGTTTCAAACCAAACAAAAGGAAGCTGAAATACGTCACTTACAACAAGAAACCAATATTCAAAGCTTAAAAATTCGCCAAAAAAATCTTTGGCTTATATTTTTAGGCGTGGGAACTTTATTAATTGGTAGTCTTTTGTACTTCCTCTACCGTCAACGTTTATTGCGAAAAGAACTGGCCCTGATGCAGTCCGAACAACGCCTGCTGCGGACCCAGATGAATCCTCATTTTTTCTTTCATGCGCTTTCTTCTATCCAACAATTTATCGTCAAAGAAGCAGATAAAAGAGAGGCAGTCCTTTACCTGTCCAAATTTTCCCGCCTGATGCGTAGTGTGCTCGAAGGCAGCCGCAATGAAGCGGTGACCCTGGGCTCAGAGATTGAATCCATCAGCCATTATGTGGAATTGCAACAGCTCCGTTATGGGAATGTATTTGATTTTAATATGCATGTCGATGAAGCACTGGATGTCGAAGATTGGGCCTTCCCATCGATGCTATTGCAACCAGCTGTCGAAAATGCCATTGAGCATGGCCTTATTCCTAAAAAATCGAAGGGAATGCTTCATTTATATTTTAAATTGGAGGCCGAAAAGATGAGGGTGACCGTCGAAGACAACGGAATCGGTCGAAAGGAAACCGTTCCTGGCCATCAATCGTACCGAAAATCGGTGGCACTTGAAGTCATGTACGAAAGAATTCAATTGATGAACAGGCGGCAGAAACAAAAAGCAACTTTTGATATTATAGACCTACAAGATGAAGATGGCGAAGCATCCGGCACAAAAGTTGTTTTTATTTTACCCTTAAAACCCGCTATATAAGCCTATGAAAGTAGTACTCATTGACGATGAACAACCTTTCCGGGAAGGGTTGAAAACTTTGCTGGACCTCTATTGCCCACAACTTGAGGTCCTGGGAGAAGCAAATGGCGTCCAGACGGGCCTGGATTTGATCGCTAAACAAAACCCGCAGCTGGTTTTTCTGGACGTCCAAATGCAGGACGGTACGGGCTTGGATTTGCTCCGGCAAATTGGCAGTCGCACGTTTGAAGTTATTTTTACGACTGCCTTTGACCATTTTGCTATGGAGGCCATCAAGCTCAGTGCATTGGATTATCTGCTTAAGCCAGTGGACCCAGAGGAGCTGCTCCTAGCCGTTGAAAAAGCCGAAATCAATCTCCATAAAAAAAACAAGGCGGAAAAACTAACGCAAATGGAGGCTGTTTTTCAAAACTTCCTGCATCCCCAGGCGCCTAAAAAACTGGTACTCAAAGATGCCGAGAATATCTATTTGGTAGAGGTCCCCGATATCGTTCGCTGTGAGGCAGCAGGGAGTTACACCCGATTTCATTTCATCGATGGCAAAGAAATCTTGGTCTCCAATAACCTCCGTGAATACGAAAATTTACTCAAACCACACGACTTTTACCGCCCTCACCACTCCCACCTCTTTAACCTCCACCAGCTAGACCGCTTTGAAAAATCACAGGGTGGCTTTTTGGTCATGAAAGATGGTAGCAAAGTGCCTGTGTCGGTTCGACGGAAGGACCAAATTCTTCAACTGTTTGCTAATTATTGGGAGTAGACTAATTTCCTTCTCTGACCATTCAACAATTCCTCACTTATATATCTTATCCGCTCTCCTGTCCATTACTCTCC from Saprospiraceae bacterium encodes:
- a CDS encoding tail fiber protein, with protein sequence MEPFIGMIVMFGGNFAPRGWAFCDGQLLAISQNTALFSILGTTYGGDGRTSFGLPDLRGRVAMHPGHGPGLTDRRLGEKAGIENVTLTISEIPSHNHILNAAATASLNVVREDGDTTEPAGASLANISPDSVNAYSSATPDATAMAGTVTLSGTTANIGGNMAHNNIQPYQCVNYIIALQGIFPSRN
- a CDS encoding ATP-binding cassette domain-containing protein, with translation MNILQLENVVKTYDKYVAVDNVSFKVPEGSIFGLLGPNGAGKTSLIRIITTITRADTGTVYLAGEPLNNNHPTQIGYMPEERGLYKKMKVGDHLMYLAQLKGLPKKVAKESIQTWFEKFEITDWWNRKVEELSKGMQQKIQFIATIIHQPKLLILDEPFSGLDPINANMIKDEIYQLKQNGVSIIFSTHRMEQVEEICEEIVLINKGKNILQGNVKGIKNSFKENRFRLDFEGELPVDFEQKAEIIKQRPDHVIIQLRSGEGSNDLLRYFINQGLHITAFNEILPSLNEIFIQQVTAVAH
- the glgB gene encoding 1,4-alpha-glucan branching protein GlgB translates to MANVIIHSLLTDYDTNLFKAGKYFKAYEKLGSHIIEVDGQWGTQFAVWAPSAEKVAVMGNFNHWNRKSHQLNPRWDQSGIWEGFVPGVGHGELYKYAILAKDGRELEKADPFALFHEIPPNTASIIWDLKYDWQDKSWLDNRKNINGLDKPYSVYECHIGSWKKKGGGTESLSYRELADDLVSYVKEMGFTHIEFMPVMEHPYFPSWGYQITGYFAPTSRFGLPEDFMFLVDRFHQEGIGVILDWVPSHFPNDAHGLADFDGTHLYDHADPRQGFHPDWKSCIFNYNRNEVRSFLISNALFWLDKYHIDGLRVDAVASMLYLDYSREDGQWIPNKYGGNENLEAISFLKEFNETVYKAFPDSVNIAEESTAWSGVSRPTFTGGLGFGQKWMMGWMHDTLSYFQKDPIHRQYHHNEITFSLVYAFTENFMLPLSHDEVVHGKGSLISRMPGDEWQRFANLRLMFGYMFTHPGTQLLFMGGEFGQTSEWSLEKGLPWDLLKYDYHKGTQAWVKALNQFYRSAPALYEKQFAHDGFEWIDLGDHKNSVISYIRKGEDGEKPLVVICNFTPVVRDNYKVGVPFSGTYQELLNSNKKVFGGSGDHVDNKVKANQGTWHGRPYYLELTLPPLSVMVLENVKGPIAKKKAKK
- a CDS encoding ABC transporter permease → MNNLWLIIQREYLTRVKRRSFILATLLTPLAIGLFFVIVSLIFQYNSDDAKRIAVIDQGHIFEGKIKDENNLFFKFVDTDLEVLKDNFDEMEYNGILVIPALADLLKKDFKIFYYSDEKLTLDIEPIILSRIRDRVREYKIDQLEIDRQQLEALNTKIELEPRPIKASAEETTKLTGKIAAAIGFFMGIIMYMTVFIYGMMVMRSVMEEKTNRIVEVMISSVKPFQLMLGKIIGVGAVGLTQLAIWAILIPLIVTVAGFFFAPDAPTAMPPSAAAAGANIDPEEAEAMLSLVIQELSQQNWWVILPLFLLYFLGGYFMYSALFAAVGSAMGDDLGEGQALTIPITIPVLLAFYIMMVSVQAPHSSLAVWSSIFPLFSPIVMPARIPFDPPAWQILLSLVLLIATALALVWLSGRIYRVGILMYGKKVTFKELGKWMFRG
- a CDS encoding histidine kinase; amino-acid sequence: MKPTSLKLLLVLSVTLGTFNAIFAQVVEPLDSLKEVLKGTKDTLRVEVLCKIAKMYFYLSRIDSSEKYTHQAEEYLRQNKIDAPAHLAGIYIQKGNLANQHRQLGESNSFHQQALDIFQSIGNKRGESVALSNIGINYIQMEAYDKALNYLYPSLEISQELNDQDDLYKAYQNIAVVLSCLERNEEAKAIRLKILDYAIKSNNWYGIIYAAGSLASNYKNMGMLDSAFHYEQIAYEKSKEVGNTLLEGRLLRAMSRTAILKQQYAQALQYVEQAFTLADTSNYLDMSFLYNYDAESKFGLARYEEAFASAYKSLAFAQIDAETIPLNNAYFQLYEFYKKRNQPSEALKYHELYKTMQDTVYNQEKLAKVQNLEIEFQTKQKEAEIRHLQQETNIQSLKIRQKNLWLIFLGVGTLLIGSLLYFLYRQRLLRKELALMQSEQRLLRTQMNPHFFFHALSSIQQFIVKEADKREAVLYLSKFSRLMRSVLEGSRNEAVTLGSEIESISHYVELQQLRYGNVFDFNMHVDEALDVEDWAFPSMLLQPAVENAIEHGLIPKKSKGMLHLYFKLEAEKMRVTVEDNGIGRKETVPGHQSYRKSVALEVMYERIQLMNRRQKQKATFDIIDLQDEDGEASGTKVVFILPLKPAI
- a CDS encoding LytTR family DNA-binding domain-containing protein, giving the protein MKVVLIDDEQPFREGLKTLLDLYCPQLEVLGEANGVQTGLDLIAKQNPQLVFLDVQMQDGTGLDLLRQIGSRTFEVIFTTAFDHFAMEAIKLSALDYLLKPVDPEELLLAVEKAEINLHKKNKAEKLTQMEAVFQNFLHPQAPKKLVLKDAENIYLVEVPDIVRCEAAGSYTRFHFIDGKEILVSNNLREYENLLKPHDFYRPHHSHLFNLHQLDRFEKSQGGFLVMKDGSKVPVSVRRKDQILQLFANYWE
- a CDS encoding isoamylase early set domain-containing protein; translation: MIKKQFLKSKPVCKATFSFPVEAAPEATTIAIVGEFNNWNVEKAIPMKIQKKDGIFKAIVELESGKEYQFRYLIDGQTWENDLQADGYAPTPFGVENSVISALN